A single Primulina eburnea isolate SZY01 chromosome 11, ASM2296580v1, whole genome shotgun sequence DNA region contains:
- the LOC140805909 gene encoding VIN3-like protein 2 isoform X1, producing the protein MDASSLEALGFDPSNCSKLSSEQKRELVYEMSNWTDTAPEMLQAWSRQEILQILCAELGKERKYTGLTKSKIIEHLLKIVHEKKLQEHGSAKVSGVQLSSENGERTPKRQRKADHPNRLVVAANISPTHALEINSGNTIYCKNSACKAKLRSGDSFCKRCSCCICHQYDDNKDPSLWLICSSDPPFHGLSCGMTCHLECALSHENSGISTGRRDKGLDGSFSCVSCGKVNDLLSSWRKQLVVAKETRRVDILCYRLSLSQKILAGTIRYQNLFGIIDEAVKKLEEDVGPLTGLPVKMARGIVNRLSTGPDIQRLCAFAVESLDSILSDRSSNMPSANLVRFEDFHTSSLAVILNSDNGNSENVVGYTLWHRKANDTAYPVEPTCKLSVPNSRFLLSGLSPGTPYFLKVVTLGTDKEMGFDEFQFQTISSQDELRTVQKSLDVDRSLSPATNCSSLSNPSSVEDETCIGIPSSVENREDNCLPFCGNGHKSSSANLHGDSINSVGMYTKETTRDAVSLLNQDHGADKINSIPDSVALNLKNKELCNGHVQNGSNIPSGTGLEYVPYVDTSSEAGLPVTPSKLENVKDGTGRNNRLKTSDKNIEIKSTRAEEPQAGSSSKKKSGESGDEDGTGVGDKDFEYYVKVIRWLECDGHIETTFRQKFLTWYSLRATPQEIRIVKVFIDTFVEDPASLAGQLVDTFSDAVSNKRRSTVPTGFCLKLWH; encoded by the exons atGGATGCTTCTTCGTTGGAGG CATTGGGATTTGATCCATCAAATTGCAGTAAACTGAGTTCGGAGCAAAAGAGAGAACTTGTCTATGAAATGTCAAACTGGACAGACACTGCCCCTGAAATGCTACAGGCTTGGAGCCGCCAGGAGATATTACAGATTCTTTGTGCTGAGCTCGGAAAAGAAAGGAAGTACACAGGCTTGACGAAGTCAAAAATAATAGAACACCTTCTGAAAATTGTACACGAAAAGAAGTTGCAGGAGCATGGAAGTGCAAAAGTTTCTGGAGTGCAGCTCTCATCAGAAAATGGTGAAAGAACCCCCAAGAGGCAAAGAAAAGCCGACCACCCAAATCGGTTGGTCGTTGCAGCAAATATTTCCCCAACCCATGCACTTGAGATCAATTCAGGTAATACCATATACTGCAAGAATTCGGCATGCAAGGCTAAACTAAGAAGCGGAGATTCGTTTTGCAAACGGTGTTCATGCTGTATTTGTCACCAGTATGATGACAACAAGGACCCTAGCCTGTGGTTGATTTGCTCTTCTGACCCACCCTTTCATGGTCTTTCATGTGGTATGACATGTCACCTCGAATGTGCTCTCAGCCATGAAAATTCAGGCATCTCTACTGGTAGGAGGGATAAGGGGCTTGATGGAAGCTTCTCTTGCGTATCTTGTGGAAAAGTGAATGATTTACTAAG CTCCTGGAGAAAGCAACTTGTGGTGGCAAAGGAGACCAGGCGAGTGGACATATTGTGCTATAGGCTCTCTTTAAGCCAGAAAATTCTTGCTGGTACTATACGGTATCAAAATCTATTCGGAATCATTGATGAAGCGGTGAAGAAGCTTGAAGAAGATGTGGGTCCTTTAACAGGTTTACCTGTAAAGATGGCTCGTGGGATTGTGAACAGACTCTCAACAGGACCAGATATTCAGAGATTATGTGCTTTTGCAGTGGAATCACTGGACTCAATACTTTCCGACCGATCGTCTAACATGCCTTCTG CAAACCTTGTCAGATTCGAAGACTTCCATACTTCATCACTTGCTGTAATCTTGAATTCTGATAATGGAAATTCGGAAAATGTAGTGGGTTATACCTTGTGGCATCGGAAAGCTAATGATACAGCCTATCCTGTGGAACCTACTTGCAAATTGTCAGTGCCAAATTCAAGGTTTCTGCTCTCTGGTCTTAGCCCTGGTACTCCTTATTTTCTCAAGGTCGTTACACTTGGTACAGATAAAGAGATGGGGTTTGATGAATTCCAGTTCCAAACTATAAGTTCACAAGATGAGTTGCGAACTGTGCAAAAGAGCTTGGACGTTGATAGAAGTCTCAGTCCAGCTACTAACTGTAGCAGTCTTTCCAATCCTTCCTCGGTGGAAGATGAAACTTGTATCGGCATTCCTAGCAGTGTAGAGAATCGAGAGGATAATTGTTTGCCTTTTTGTGGGAATGGTCATAAATCTTCTTCTGCGAATTTACACGGAGACTCCATTAATTCTGTTGGCATGTACACAAAAGAAACTACTAGAGATGCAGTCTCTTTGTTGAATCAAGATCATGGAGCGGACAAAATCAACAGCATACCAGACAGTGTTGCTTTGAATCTCAAAAACAAAGAATTGTGCAACGGCCATGTGCAAAATGGGTCCAATATTCCTTCCGGAACTGGCTTAGAATATGTGCCTTACGTGGATACTAGTTCAGAAGCTGGTTTACCTGTCACTCCTAGCAAGTTAGAGAACGTGAAGGATGGAACTGGAAGAAACAACAGACTTAAAACTAGCGACAAGAATATTGAGATTAAGTCCACAAGGGCCGAGGAGCCTCAAGCTGGCAGCTCATCAAAGAAGAAAAGTGGCGAAAGTGGAGATGAGGATGGCACAGGTGTTGGAGACAAGGATTTTGAGTATTATGTGAAGGTGATCCGATGGCTGGAGTGTGATGGACATATCGAGACAACATTTAGACAGAAGTTTTTGACTTGGTACAGTCTGAGGGCAACCCCTCAAGAGATACGAATTGTGAAGGTATTCATAGATACATTTGTTGAAGATCCCGCATCTCTAGCTGGGCAACTTGTTGACACCTTCTCTGATGCTGTTTCAAACAAGAGACGCTCGACTGTACCGACTGGATTTTGCTTGAAGCTATGGCACTGA
- the LOC140805909 gene encoding VIN3-like protein 2 isoform X2 — protein sequence MSLKSLGFDPSNCSKLSSEQKRELVYEMSNWTDTAPEMLQAWSRQEILQILCAELGKERKYTGLTKSKIIEHLLKIVHEKKLQEHGSAKVSGVQLSSENGERTPKRQRKADHPNRLVVAANISPTHALEINSGNTIYCKNSACKAKLRSGDSFCKRCSCCICHQYDDNKDPSLWLICSSDPPFHGLSCGMTCHLECALSHENSGISTGRRDKGLDGSFSCVSCGKVNDLLSSWRKQLVVAKETRRVDILCYRLSLSQKILAGTIRYQNLFGIIDEAVKKLEEDVGPLTGLPVKMARGIVNRLSTGPDIQRLCAFAVESLDSILSDRSSNMPSANLVRFEDFHTSSLAVILNSDNGNSENVVGYTLWHRKANDTAYPVEPTCKLSVPNSRFLLSGLSPGTPYFLKVVTLGTDKEMGFDEFQFQTISSQDELRTVQKSLDVDRSLSPATNCSSLSNPSSVEDETCIGIPSSVENREDNCLPFCGNGHKSSSANLHGDSINSVGMYTKETTRDAVSLLNQDHGADKINSIPDSVALNLKNKELCNGHVQNGSNIPSGTGLEYVPYVDTSSEAGLPVTPSKLENVKDGTGRNNRLKTSDKNIEIKSTRAEEPQAGSSSKKKSGESGDEDGTGVGDKDFEYYVKVIRWLECDGHIETTFRQKFLTWYSLRATPQEIRIVKVFIDTFVEDPASLAGQLVDTFSDAVSNKRRSTVPTGFCLKLWH from the exons ATGTCTTTAAAAT CATTGGGATTTGATCCATCAAATTGCAGTAAACTGAGTTCGGAGCAAAAGAGAGAACTTGTCTATGAAATGTCAAACTGGACAGACACTGCCCCTGAAATGCTACAGGCTTGGAGCCGCCAGGAGATATTACAGATTCTTTGTGCTGAGCTCGGAAAAGAAAGGAAGTACACAGGCTTGACGAAGTCAAAAATAATAGAACACCTTCTGAAAATTGTACACGAAAAGAAGTTGCAGGAGCATGGAAGTGCAAAAGTTTCTGGAGTGCAGCTCTCATCAGAAAATGGTGAAAGAACCCCCAAGAGGCAAAGAAAAGCCGACCACCCAAATCGGTTGGTCGTTGCAGCAAATATTTCCCCAACCCATGCACTTGAGATCAATTCAGGTAATACCATATACTGCAAGAATTCGGCATGCAAGGCTAAACTAAGAAGCGGAGATTCGTTTTGCAAACGGTGTTCATGCTGTATTTGTCACCAGTATGATGACAACAAGGACCCTAGCCTGTGGTTGATTTGCTCTTCTGACCCACCCTTTCATGGTCTTTCATGTGGTATGACATGTCACCTCGAATGTGCTCTCAGCCATGAAAATTCAGGCATCTCTACTGGTAGGAGGGATAAGGGGCTTGATGGAAGCTTCTCTTGCGTATCTTGTGGAAAAGTGAATGATTTACTAAG CTCCTGGAGAAAGCAACTTGTGGTGGCAAAGGAGACCAGGCGAGTGGACATATTGTGCTATAGGCTCTCTTTAAGCCAGAAAATTCTTGCTGGTACTATACGGTATCAAAATCTATTCGGAATCATTGATGAAGCGGTGAAGAAGCTTGAAGAAGATGTGGGTCCTTTAACAGGTTTACCTGTAAAGATGGCTCGTGGGATTGTGAACAGACTCTCAACAGGACCAGATATTCAGAGATTATGTGCTTTTGCAGTGGAATCACTGGACTCAATACTTTCCGACCGATCGTCTAACATGCCTTCTG CAAACCTTGTCAGATTCGAAGACTTCCATACTTCATCACTTGCTGTAATCTTGAATTCTGATAATGGAAATTCGGAAAATGTAGTGGGTTATACCTTGTGGCATCGGAAAGCTAATGATACAGCCTATCCTGTGGAACCTACTTGCAAATTGTCAGTGCCAAATTCAAGGTTTCTGCTCTCTGGTCTTAGCCCTGGTACTCCTTATTTTCTCAAGGTCGTTACACTTGGTACAGATAAAGAGATGGGGTTTGATGAATTCCAGTTCCAAACTATAAGTTCACAAGATGAGTTGCGAACTGTGCAAAAGAGCTTGGACGTTGATAGAAGTCTCAGTCCAGCTACTAACTGTAGCAGTCTTTCCAATCCTTCCTCGGTGGAAGATGAAACTTGTATCGGCATTCCTAGCAGTGTAGAGAATCGAGAGGATAATTGTTTGCCTTTTTGTGGGAATGGTCATAAATCTTCTTCTGCGAATTTACACGGAGACTCCATTAATTCTGTTGGCATGTACACAAAAGAAACTACTAGAGATGCAGTCTCTTTGTTGAATCAAGATCATGGAGCGGACAAAATCAACAGCATACCAGACAGTGTTGCTTTGAATCTCAAAAACAAAGAATTGTGCAACGGCCATGTGCAAAATGGGTCCAATATTCCTTCCGGAACTGGCTTAGAATATGTGCCTTACGTGGATACTAGTTCAGAAGCTGGTTTACCTGTCACTCCTAGCAAGTTAGAGAACGTGAAGGATGGAACTGGAAGAAACAACAGACTTAAAACTAGCGACAAGAATATTGAGATTAAGTCCACAAGGGCCGAGGAGCCTCAAGCTGGCAGCTCATCAAAGAAGAAAAGTGGCGAAAGTGGAGATGAGGATGGCACAGGTGTTGGAGACAAGGATTTTGAGTATTATGTGAAGGTGATCCGATGGCTGGAGTGTGATGGACATATCGAGACAACATTTAGACAGAAGTTTTTGACTTGGTACAGTCTGAGGGCAACCCCTCAAGAGATACGAATTGTGAAGGTATTCATAGATACATTTGTTGAAGATCCCGCATCTCTAGCTGGGCAACTTGTTGACACCTTCTCTGATGCTGTTTCAAACAAGAGACGCTCGACTGTACCGACTGGATTTTGCTTGAAGCTATGGCACTGA
- the LOC140805909 gene encoding VIN3-like protein 2 isoform X3 has product MSNWTDTAPEMLQAWSRQEILQILCAELGKERKYTGLTKSKIIEHLLKIVHEKKLQEHGSAKVSGVQLSSENGERTPKRQRKADHPNRLVVAANISPTHALEINSGNTIYCKNSACKAKLRSGDSFCKRCSCCICHQYDDNKDPSLWLICSSDPPFHGLSCGMTCHLECALSHENSGISTGRRDKGLDGSFSCVSCGKVNDLLSSWRKQLVVAKETRRVDILCYRLSLSQKILAGTIRYQNLFGIIDEAVKKLEEDVGPLTGLPVKMARGIVNRLSTGPDIQRLCAFAVESLDSILSDRSSNMPSANLVRFEDFHTSSLAVILNSDNGNSENVVGYTLWHRKANDTAYPVEPTCKLSVPNSRFLLSGLSPGTPYFLKVVTLGTDKEMGFDEFQFQTISSQDELRTVQKSLDVDRSLSPATNCSSLSNPSSVEDETCIGIPSSVENREDNCLPFCGNGHKSSSANLHGDSINSVGMYTKETTRDAVSLLNQDHGADKINSIPDSVALNLKNKELCNGHVQNGSNIPSGTGLEYVPYVDTSSEAGLPVTPSKLENVKDGTGRNNRLKTSDKNIEIKSTRAEEPQAGSSSKKKSGESGDEDGTGVGDKDFEYYVKVIRWLECDGHIETTFRQKFLTWYSLRATPQEIRIVKVFIDTFVEDPASLAGQLVDTFSDAVSNKRRSTVPTGFCLKLWH; this is encoded by the exons ATGTCAAACTGGACAGACACTGCCCCTGAAATGCTACAGGCTTGGAGCCGCCAGGAGATATTACAGATTCTTTGTGCTGAGCTCGGAAAAGAAAGGAAGTACACAGGCTTGACGAAGTCAAAAATAATAGAACACCTTCTGAAAATTGTACACGAAAAGAAGTTGCAGGAGCATGGAAGTGCAAAAGTTTCTGGAGTGCAGCTCTCATCAGAAAATGGTGAAAGAACCCCCAAGAGGCAAAGAAAAGCCGACCACCCAAATCGGTTGGTCGTTGCAGCAAATATTTCCCCAACCCATGCACTTGAGATCAATTCAGGTAATACCATATACTGCAAGAATTCGGCATGCAAGGCTAAACTAAGAAGCGGAGATTCGTTTTGCAAACGGTGTTCATGCTGTATTTGTCACCAGTATGATGACAACAAGGACCCTAGCCTGTGGTTGATTTGCTCTTCTGACCCACCCTTTCATGGTCTTTCATGTGGTATGACATGTCACCTCGAATGTGCTCTCAGCCATGAAAATTCAGGCATCTCTACTGGTAGGAGGGATAAGGGGCTTGATGGAAGCTTCTCTTGCGTATCTTGTGGAAAAGTGAATGATTTACTAAG CTCCTGGAGAAAGCAACTTGTGGTGGCAAAGGAGACCAGGCGAGTGGACATATTGTGCTATAGGCTCTCTTTAAGCCAGAAAATTCTTGCTGGTACTATACGGTATCAAAATCTATTCGGAATCATTGATGAAGCGGTGAAGAAGCTTGAAGAAGATGTGGGTCCTTTAACAGGTTTACCTGTAAAGATGGCTCGTGGGATTGTGAACAGACTCTCAACAGGACCAGATATTCAGAGATTATGTGCTTTTGCAGTGGAATCACTGGACTCAATACTTTCCGACCGATCGTCTAACATGCCTTCTG CAAACCTTGTCAGATTCGAAGACTTCCATACTTCATCACTTGCTGTAATCTTGAATTCTGATAATGGAAATTCGGAAAATGTAGTGGGTTATACCTTGTGGCATCGGAAAGCTAATGATACAGCCTATCCTGTGGAACCTACTTGCAAATTGTCAGTGCCAAATTCAAGGTTTCTGCTCTCTGGTCTTAGCCCTGGTACTCCTTATTTTCTCAAGGTCGTTACACTTGGTACAGATAAAGAGATGGGGTTTGATGAATTCCAGTTCCAAACTATAAGTTCACAAGATGAGTTGCGAACTGTGCAAAAGAGCTTGGACGTTGATAGAAGTCTCAGTCCAGCTACTAACTGTAGCAGTCTTTCCAATCCTTCCTCGGTGGAAGATGAAACTTGTATCGGCATTCCTAGCAGTGTAGAGAATCGAGAGGATAATTGTTTGCCTTTTTGTGGGAATGGTCATAAATCTTCTTCTGCGAATTTACACGGAGACTCCATTAATTCTGTTGGCATGTACACAAAAGAAACTACTAGAGATGCAGTCTCTTTGTTGAATCAAGATCATGGAGCGGACAAAATCAACAGCATACCAGACAGTGTTGCTTTGAATCTCAAAAACAAAGAATTGTGCAACGGCCATGTGCAAAATGGGTCCAATATTCCTTCCGGAACTGGCTTAGAATATGTGCCTTACGTGGATACTAGTTCAGAAGCTGGTTTACCTGTCACTCCTAGCAAGTTAGAGAACGTGAAGGATGGAACTGGAAGAAACAACAGACTTAAAACTAGCGACAAGAATATTGAGATTAAGTCCACAAGGGCCGAGGAGCCTCAAGCTGGCAGCTCATCAAAGAAGAAAAGTGGCGAAAGTGGAGATGAGGATGGCACAGGTGTTGGAGACAAGGATTTTGAGTATTATGTGAAGGTGATCCGATGGCTGGAGTGTGATGGACATATCGAGACAACATTTAGACAGAAGTTTTTGACTTGGTACAGTCTGAGGGCAACCCCTCAAGAGATACGAATTGTGAAGGTATTCATAGATACATTTGTTGAAGATCCCGCATCTCTAGCTGGGCAACTTGTTGACACCTTCTCTGATGCTGTTTCAAACAAGAGACGCTCGACTGTACCGACTGGATTTTGCTTGAAGCTATGGCACTGA
- the LOC140805910 gene encoding uncharacterized protein produces the protein MKRPREPKPILPALASASGPALIKYLASCNTTVRSQSLRLIQTWLESQPHQLSDSDINKLWKGLFYCIWHADKTPNQVALIDRLTSLFLSLQPSFSLKFFRGFLLTLRREWSGIDRLRLDKFYLLIRRFVRALFELMKLRKWDCELLGKYLGVLEDDGFLAEDKLQGNGVNYQVASVYLEELKGMKFPVTHEVVHLIFRPFFAVMMRSKDRILLGKVKSCVFDELVKVGKGLLEKQTKGVSCKEDDEATLGVVALRMGLSGRLYEIGSSVECVQGNRKMVLGLHEEYLKLEKELELSGIEIMIPEFNRLSGADGDDNDKVPQLIPISSNSRKANGELREPDRVEDSQEVGIHSDARISKKSKKAGKGMNGNGKKAEGKKNKKKKREEDTSISEFGSMVAEHVHVVVSSDMEKRSNITDFEDSRLSDNLETDEAAINMDESVIANLQKEFEKIAAEAGFDGDEYSGLSDTPLISAEHGTPAKKRRKRSKSGEGPGSGNPNEAGDAEADASGKTVGKSAKKVRFAMKNNLVWKTHNPLPPESLRLPPTVTPRGSALKKGVPPGPIIEMPPPKEKAKKKKKTQKLFRSATLAIKRKKMQTGSA, from the coding sequence ATGAAGAGACCCCGAGAACCCAAACCCATACTACCTGCCCTTGCATCCGCCAGTGGCCCTGCCTTGATCAAGTATTTGGCTTCGTGCAACACCACCGTCAGATCTCAATCCCTCCGCCTTATCCAAACGTGGCTGGAATCTCAACCCCACCAACTCTCCGACTCTGACATCAATAAGCTATGGAAGGGCCTCTTTTACTGTATCTGGCACGCTGACAAAACACCTAACCAGGTCGCACTAATTGATAGACTTACTTCTCTGTTTTTGTCGCTCCAACCCTcgttttctttgaaattttttcGTGGTTTCTTACTTACCCTTCGCCGCGAGTGGTCTGGCATAGACCGCTTGAGGCTGGACAAGTTTTACTTGCTGATACGCCGCTTCGTGAGGGCGTTGTTTGAGTTGATGAAATTGAGGAAATGGGATTGCGAGCTTTTGGGGAAATACTTGGGGGTTTTGGAGGATGATGGGTTCTTGGCGGAGGATAAGTTGCAGGGGAATGGGGTGAATTATCAAGTGGCGTCTGTGTATCTGGAGGAGTTGAAGGGGATGAAGTTTCCGGTGACGCATGAGGTGGTTCATTTGATTTTCAGGCCTTTTTTTGCAGTTATGATGAGAAGTAAGGATAGAATTCTGTTGGGGAAAGTGAAGAGTTGTGTGTTTGATGAATTGGTGAAGGTAGGAAAGGGGTTGTTGGAGAAACAAACGAAAGGAGTTTCTTGCAAGGAGGATGACGAGGCTACGTTAGGTGTGGTTGCTCTGAGGATGGGATTATCAGGGAGGTTATATGAGATTGGTTCATCAGTAGAGTGTGTTCAGGGGAATAGGAAGATGGTTTTGGGGTTGCATGAAGAGTATCTGAAGTTGGAGAAGGAGTTAGAATTGTCTGggattgaaattatgatacccGAATTCAATAGACTTAGCGGTGCTGATGGTGATGATAATGATAAGGTGCCTCAGTTGATTCCAATTAGCTCTAACAGTAGGAAAGCTAATGGTGAATTGAGGGAACCAGACAGGGTTGAGGATTCACAAGAAGTTGGGATTCACTCTGATGCTAGAATCTCGAAGAAGAGTAAGAAGGCAGGAAAAGGGATGAATGGAAATGGTAAGAAGGCTGAAGGGAAGAAGAACAAAAAGAAGAAAAGGGAAGAGGACACATCTATTTCTGAATTTGGATCTATGGTAGCTGAACATGTCCATGTTGTTGTTTCTAGTGACATGGAGAAGAGGAGTAATATTACTGATTTCGAGGATAGTCGTCTGAGTGATAACTTGGAAACTGATGAGGCAGCAATTAATATGGATGAATCCGTGATAGCAAATCTTCAGAAAGAATTTGAGAAAATTGCAGCTGAAGCTGGTTTTGACGGTGATGAGTATTCAGGTCTGTCTGATACTCCCCTTATTTCAGCTGAACATGGTACACCTGCAAAAAAGAGGAGGAAAAGATCAAAAAGTGGAGAGGGTCCGGGGTCTGGTAATCCGAATGAGGCTGGAGATGCAGAAGCTGATGCTTCTGGGAAGACTGTGGGGAAGAGTGCCAAGAAAGTTAGATTTGCCATGAAGAATAACTTGGTGTGGAAGACACATAACCCATTACCTCCAGAAAGCTTGAGATTACCTCCAACTGTTACTCCAAGGGGTAGTGCGTTAAAGAAGGGGGTCCCTCCAGGGCCCATTATAGAGATGCCTCCTCCCAAGGAAAAggcaaagaagaagaagaaaacgcAGAAGTTATTCAGGAGTGCCACACTGGCAATAAAACGGAAAAAGATGCAGACTGGTTCTGCTTGA